One stretch of Punica granatum isolate Tunisia-2019 chromosome 5, ASM765513v2, whole genome shotgun sequence DNA includes these proteins:
- the LOC116208554 gene encoding U-box domain-containing protein 16, with protein sequence MAVTPHAFPPRKRRPSAGAFISPKFSDTELVQSLLLLSQEISNIKPFKYFLRWSSLSMIRKVRLLAVLFEELLRSGHRAFSASAVLCFEEMYILLQRIKTSIEDCSNGSKMWLLMQAETASHDFRELTSELSTVLDVFPLAELGLGEDIVELVGLIRRQCSSKSPVGPLVDSSDKKLRLDVVAILDRIKAEIIPDQWKLAEVFERLGLRDSSSCREEMESLEEEVQNQVDERSKSEVVALIGLVRYAKCVLYGGSTPSSEFRRRKSASGLAVPVDFRCPITLDLMQDPVVVATGQTYDRDSISLWIQSGHNTCPKTGQALAHKDLIPNRALKNLIAMWCKEKRIPFETTPPGEGSRSHSMVTNKAALEATKMTASYLINKLAGSTSTEAANGAIYELRVLAKTDSDSRTCIAEAGALPLLVRYLGSDVGLANPSLQVNAVTTILNLSILEANKARIMDTEGVLNGVIEVLRSGATWEAKGNAAATIFSLSGAHSYVKRLGRKIRVIKGLTDLARDGPNNTKRDALAAILNLASDRETVGKLIEGGVVEMVCQLLNSLQEEAVTVLEAVVRRGGIMAAAAAYPAVRKLGALLREGSDRTRESAASTLVMICRKGGSEAAAELATVPGIERLIWELMGTGTARAKRKAASLLRILRRWAAGLDSVDVSEPYTTTTLMSNVSSSTRIMLPS encoded by the coding sequence ATGGCGGTGACTCCACATGCCTTCCCGCCTCGGAAGCGCCGGCCCTCCGCCGGGGCCTTCATCTCCCCCAAGTTCTCCGACACCGAGCTCGTCCagtccctcctcctcctctcccaAGAAATCTCCAACATCAAGCCTTTCAAGTACTTCCTGCGCTGGAGCTCCCTCTCCATGATCCGCAAGGTCCGGCTCCTCGCCGTCCTATTCGAGGAGCTGCTGCGGAGCGGCCACCGCGCCTTCTCCGCCTCGGCGGTGCTCTGCTTCGAGGAGATGTACATACTGTTGCAGAGGATCAAGACCTCGATCGAGGACTGCTCCAATGGCAGCAAGATGTGGCTCCTTATGCAGGCCGAGACCGCCTCCCACGACTTCCGCGAGCTCACCTCCGAGCTCTCGACCGTGCTCGACGTGTTCCCCTTGGCCGAGCTCGGCCTCGGGGAGGACATCGTAGAGCTCGTTGGGCTGATTAGGAGGCAGTGCTCCTCTAAGTCCCCGGTGGGGCCGCTCGTGGACTCGTCCGACAAGAAGCTGAGGCTCGATGTGGTGGCCATCCTCGATAGGATTAAGGCCGAGATTATCCCCGATCAATGGAAGCTCGCAGAGGTCTTCGAGCGTCTAGGACTGCGGGACTCTTCGAGCTGCAGGGAGGAGATGGAGAGCCTGGAGGAGGAGGTGCAGAATCAAGTCGATGAGAGGTCAAAGTCCGAGGTTGTCGCATTGATCGGCCTCGTAAGGTACGCGAAGTGCGTCTTGTATGGTGGGTCTACCCCGAGTAGCGAGTTCCGGAGGCGGAAATCAGCCTCCGGTTTGGCGGTCCCCGTGGACTTCAGATGCCCCATCACGCTCGACCTTATGCAGGACCCCGTGGTCGTAGCGACGGGGCAGACATATGATAGGGATTCTATATCATTATGGATTCAGTCGGGCCACAATACATGCCCCAAGACGGGGCAGGCACTGGCCCATAAGGACCTTATCCCGAACCGTGCATTGAAGAACCTCATCGCCATGTGGTGCAAGGAAAAGCGAATTCCGTTCGAGACAACACCACCGGGTGAAGGCAGTAGGTCCCATAGCATGGTCACGAATAAGGCCGCGCTGGAGGCCACAAAGATGACTGCTTCATACTTAATAAACAAGTTGGCCGGGTCCACATCAACGGAGGCTGCAAATGGCGCTATTTATGAGCTCAGAGTGCTGGCGAAGACGGACTCTGATAGTCGAACTTGTATCGCTGAGGCCGGGGCACTCCCGTTGCTAGTGAGGTATTTAGGTTCTGATGTTGGCTTGGCAAACCCGAGCTTACAGGTCAATGCTGTGACAACGATCCTCAACCTGTCCATCCTCGAGGCGAACAAGGCAAGGATCATGGATACCGAAGGCGTCCTCAATGGGGTCATCGAGGTATTACGGTCAGGGGCGACATGGGAGGCTAAGGGGAACGCTGCAGCCACGATATTCAGCCTCTCCGGCGCGCACTCCTACGTGAAGCGACTTGGAAGGAAGATACGCGTCATTAAGGGGTTGACGGACCTAGCGAGAGACGGTCCCAACAACACAAAGAGGGACGCCCTAGCGGCGATTCTCAATCTGGCAAGTGACAGGGAGACAGTCGGGAAGCTGATCGAGGGAGGCGTGGTGGAGATGGTGTGCCAGCTGCTCAATTCCCTGCAGGAGGAGGCGGTGACAGTGCTCGAGGCGGTAGTTAGGAGGGGCGGCATAATGGCAGCAGCAGCCGCCTACCCTGCTGTCAGAAAACTGGGAGCGCTGCTCAGGGAAGGGTCAGACCGGACCAGGGAGAGCGCTGCCTCCACCCTCGTGATGATATGCCGGAAAGGCGGGTCAGAGGCAGCGGCAGAGCTGGCGACAGTGCCGGGGATAGAGAGGTTAATCTGGGAGCTAATGGGCACAGGAACTGCCAGGGCTAAACGGAAGGCAGCCTCCCTCCTCAGGATACTTCGGAGATGGGCTGCAGGATTGGATTCTGTGGACGTATCGGAACCGTACACGACCACGACCCTGATGTCGAATGTGAGCTCTTCGACGAGAATAATGCTGCCGAGTTAA